The following are encoded together in the Streptomyces rapamycinicus NRRL 5491 genome:
- a CDS encoding response regulator → MTIKVIIVDDQAMVRAGFAALLAAQSDIDVVGEARDGREGVEVSRRSHPDVVLMDVRMPEMDGLEAARQLLDPPRGVTHRPKVLMLTTFDVDDYVYEALRAGASGFLLKDAPPADLISAVRVVAAGEALLAPSVTRRLIADFARQRPAPRRDGPALRRSGLTPRETEVLELIARGLSNQEIAESLVLAEQTVKTHIGRVLAKLGLRDRAQAVIFAYESGLVTPGQ, encoded by the coding sequence ATGACCATCAAGGTGATCATCGTCGACGACCAGGCGATGGTGCGGGCGGGGTTCGCCGCCCTGCTCGCCGCGCAGAGCGATATCGACGTCGTCGGCGAGGCGCGGGACGGCCGGGAGGGCGTGGAGGTCAGCCGCCGCAGCCACCCCGATGTGGTGCTGATGGACGTGCGGATGCCCGAGATGGACGGGCTCGAGGCGGCCCGGCAACTGCTGGACCCGCCGCGCGGGGTCACCCACCGGCCCAAGGTGCTGATGCTCACCACCTTCGACGTGGACGACTACGTCTACGAGGCGCTGCGCGCCGGGGCCAGCGGCTTTCTGCTGAAGGACGCCCCGCCGGCCGATCTGATCTCCGCGGTCCGGGTGGTGGCGGCGGGCGAGGCGCTGCTCGCCCCGTCCGTCACCCGCCGGCTGATCGCCGACTTCGCCCGCCAGCGCCCTGCCCCGCGCCGCGACGGCCCGGCCCTGCGGCGCAGCGGGCTGACGCCGCGTGAGACCGAGGTGCTCGAGCTGATCGCCCGCGGCCTGTCCAACCAGGAGATCGCCGAGTCGCTGGTGCTCGCGGAGCAGACGGTGAAGACGCACATCGGCCGGGTGCTGGCCAAGCTGGGGCTGCGCGACCGGGCCCAGGCGGTGATCTTCGCCTATGAATCGGGCCTGGTGACGCCCGGCCAATGA